A region from the Leptospira venezuelensis genome encodes:
- a CDS encoding phasin-related domain-containing protein, whose protein sequence is MEKEIKEALNFAIGAAKTLREQADSILLKVEKEFKELSAKGSQDQSEVANNLRKYIEDALRSVEGLAGQVNSKVEEAKKEFGKKNSND, encoded by the coding sequence ATGGAAAAGGAAATCAAAGAAGCACTGAATTTCGCGATCGGAGCGGCAAAAACCCTGAGAGAACAAGCGGACAGTATTCTTTTAAAAGTGGAAAAAGAATTTAAAGAGCTCTCCGCAAAAGGTTCTCAAGACCAAAGCGAAGTTGCAAACAATCTTAGAAAGTATATCGAAGACGCATTACGTTCTGTGGAAGGTCTTGCCGGCCAAGTGAATTCTAAAGTAGAAGAAGCAAAAAAAGAATTCGGTAAGAAAAACTCTAACGATTGA
- a CDS encoding CHAT domain-containing protein — MLNLIIDRVGAVNVFNILDSSGSGSESHLQSTMDEDLILEYIKEIENLVRVSVAIHQKSAQTPTLETDILHDLKILGETFYDQFFPAAIQEKLRLTTEKYLHFNIDPKLGVIPWELLHDGTCFLSDKFYIGKTVRGESSSGAFKEKEKLRMLIIADPTEDLEWAQKEGEQIFRVLSEKVPSSRLEIEFIGGRQVTKLKLLSLIKGKNIIHYSGHLYFSDDPLENGWLISEGKILKAREIKNSGFNTDMVFSNSCQSNKSATRNLNADLMNNFAGSFLMSGIKSFIGTNWEIADNQNTIDFTIQFYTNLFADRSIGESLYLAKEHARRNYDPSDLTWTNYSLHGQPIIRVVSDPTKGKPVHKIINPSLIFKFYPNPIAASYYKFTEKQKEESLTSYQLMEYLIFAFEEFSKVIGGILFSDHQNHSLGKYIPNNPDDAYNTERWWELMFQCLHDFRKLEITPVVTDLPEILFANKDTISKMINWIDLYSKGQIQPESADGYLITFQYYFENLLTELEELERISIFLVSTNSNNHLFFRGIKSESSLVAAPMIKQDFIGEQIEKYRGKVIVFHEDRMQIFPLNCNIVENPETKELELAFLGFLPSKPGSLPHGGL; from the coding sequence ATGCTGAACCTAATCATAGACAGAGTCGGTGCTGTAAACGTATTCAATATTCTAGATAGTTCCGGCAGTGGATCGGAATCGCATCTTCAGTCTACAATGGACGAAGATCTAATATTAGAGTACATTAAGGAAATCGAAAACTTAGTTCGTGTTTCCGTTGCGATCCATCAAAAATCGGCACAAACCCCAACTTTAGAAACCGACATTCTTCATGATCTAAAGATCTTGGGAGAAACTTTTTACGATCAGTTCTTTCCTGCTGCCATCCAAGAAAAACTCAGACTTACTACTGAAAAGTATCTTCACTTTAATATAGATCCTAAATTAGGAGTGATCCCGTGGGAACTCCTACATGACGGCACTTGTTTTCTCTCTGATAAATTTTATATAGGAAAGACAGTTAGAGGAGAATCTAGCAGCGGTGCTTTCAAAGAAAAAGAAAAACTCCGTATGCTCATTATCGCTGATCCAACAGAGGATCTAGAATGGGCACAAAAAGAAGGAGAGCAGATCTTTAGGGTTTTAAGTGAGAAGGTACCAAGCTCCAGATTAGAAATCGAATTCATAGGCGGACGCCAAGTTACTAAGCTAAAACTTCTTTCTTTGATCAAAGGAAAGAATATTATCCATTACTCGGGACATTTGTATTTTTCCGATGATCCTTTAGAAAACGGATGGTTGATCTCGGAAGGAAAAATCCTGAAAGCAAGAGAGATCAAAAACTCTGGATTTAATACTGACATGGTATTCTCTAACTCTTGCCAATCTAACAAGAGTGCTACTAGAAATCTGAACGCAGACCTGATGAATAATTTTGCCGGATCCTTTTTGATGTCCGGGATCAAAAGTTTTATCGGTACAAATTGGGAGATAGCTGATAATCAGAATACGATCGATTTCACGATCCAATTCTACACGAACTTATTTGCCGATAGAAGTATAGGAGAATCCTTATATTTAGCAAAGGAACATGCTAGAAGAAATTACGATCCAAGCGATCTAACTTGGACTAACTATAGTCTTCATGGTCAGCCAATCATTAGAGTGGTTTCCGATCCTACAAAAGGTAAACCTGTCCATAAGATCATTAATCCTTCTTTAATATTTAAATTTTATCCGAACCCGATCGCGGCATCTTATTATAAATTCACTGAAAAACAAAAAGAAGAATCGCTCACTTCCTATCAATTGATGGAATATTTGATCTTCGCTTTTGAAGAATTTTCAAAAGTGATTGGTGGAATCTTATTCAGCGATCACCAGAATCATTCTTTAGGAAAGTATATCCCGAACAATCCGGATGATGCTTATAATACGGAGAGATGGTGGGAACTAATGTTCCAATGCCTACATGATTTCAGAAAATTAGAGATCACTCCTGTTGTTACGGACCTTCCCGAAATACTTTTTGCGAATAAGGATACAATCTCCAAGATGATCAACTGGATCGATCTCTACTCCAAAGGACAGATCCAACCTGAATCTGCAGATGGATATCTGATCACATTCCAGTATTATTTTGAAAATCTTCTTACAGAGTTAGAGGAGCTGGAAAGGATTAGTATCTTCTTAGTTTCTACCAACTCGAATAACCACCTATTCTTCCGAGGAATAAAATCCGAATCTTCTCTTGTTGCTGCTCCAATGATCAAACAAGATTTTATTGGAGAGCAAATAGAAAAGTACAGAGGAAAGGTAATCGTTTTTCATGAAGATAGAATGCAGATCTTCCCTCTAAACTGCAATATAGTCGAAAATCCTGAGACCAAAGAATTGGAACTCGCGTTCTTAGGATTTCTTCCTTCTAAGCCAGGAAGCCTGCCTCACGGCGGTTTATAA
- a CDS encoding RNA polymerase sigma factor, whose translation MNLSKDKTLDLVTRCGEGDEAALKLFFESYSEDIYNFPMKIFHLSEDDAGDFFLYAFERLKTGARFSSFKGKSSFRTWFYSVLRNMLIDWQRTKRELKMTNLGKINKEGKEYATIEDEPDLRPDLVEEAQELTKHFHQVLGEIGVEKRVIFKLSYIYYLNLDEEEIQFLIEKTNLGVEEIKKKILALRSELSKREEENIRMEDKITSLYLNILELKEKQTVTVKKAPLLPQEIDKTSQALKKKYEQRKKLLEKRKKGHFLARTPYREVADLLGITEGNVSVTLLRLIEKIQKKLKFSELSE comes from the coding sequence ATGAATTTGTCAAAGGATAAAACCCTCGACCTAGTTACCCGTTGCGGGGAAGGAGACGAGGCCGCTCTCAAGTTATTCTTCGAGTCTTATTCCGAAGATATTTACAATTTTCCGATGAAGATCTTTCACCTCAGTGAAGATGATGCCGGAGACTTCTTCTTATACGCATTCGAAAGACTGAAAACCGGAGCTAGATTCTCTAGCTTCAAAGGTAAATCAAGTTTTAGAACATGGTTCTATTCCGTTCTGCGTAATATGCTTATCGATTGGCAAAGGACCAAACGAGAGCTGAAAATGACCAACCTTGGAAAGATCAACAAGGAAGGAAAAGAATACGCAACTATCGAGGATGAGCCGGATCTTCGCCCTGATTTAGTAGAAGAGGCTCAAGAGCTAACTAAACATTTCCACCAAGTATTGGGAGAAATAGGCGTAGAGAAGAGAGTCATTTTTAAACTTTCTTATATATATTACCTCAACCTAGACGAGGAAGAGATCCAATTCCTGATCGAAAAAACCAATCTGGGCGTAGAGGAAATTAAAAAGAAAATTCTGGCTCTTCGTTCTGAACTTTCCAAGCGGGAAGAAGAGAATATCCGTATGGAAGACAAAATTACGTCTCTATATTTAAATATTCTAGAGCTGAAAGAAAAGCAGACTGTAACTGTTAAGAAAGCTCCTCTACTCCCTCAAGAAATAGATAAAACTTCCCAAGCATTAAAGAAGAAATACGAACAACGGAAAAAACTCTTAGAAAAGCGCAAAAAAGGCCATTTCCTGGCAAGGACTCCCTACAGAGAGGTTGCTGACCTTTTAGGGATAACCGAGGGAAATGTGAGCGTTACATTACTCAGATTGATCGAAAAAATACAAAAAAAACTCAAATTTTCGGAATTGTCTGAGTAG
- a CDS encoding M23 family metallopeptidase codes for MRRSISLGIILAAFHLSTFAQNDKVINFLFPVKTDGIENKVTSVFGESRGDHFHNGMDIASTGEPVLAMAEGKILYSRFGEDDPFGEEFGTGNSVWLDHGNGTYSSYYHLKDGRLPGLLEERLVAGGEKIAYTGNTGHSSGAHLHFVLLKDFGKTIQDPMKVLPIVEDENPPVIGNLLIHQDEYKYSQVNDGDNINISRAFPVTVGIQDAGKKSGQRRGVSQIQVSLNGQLLKKASFSNLHYEKGEWRNSEGFPFSDLYFKDQYLVGNLDFRNGENVIKVLAWDFRQNLTEKTFTFYVNRIR; via the coding sequence ATGAGACGTAGTATATCCCTCGGAATTATCTTGGCCGCGTTCCATCTAAGCACCTTTGCGCAAAACGATAAAGTAATAAATTTTCTTTTCCCGGTGAAAACCGACGGAATCGAGAATAAGGTCACCTCGGTCTTCGGAGAATCCAGGGGGGACCATTTTCATAACGGAATGGACATAGCCTCCACCGGAGAACCGGTTTTGGCGATGGCTGAGGGGAAGATCCTCTATTCACGGTTTGGCGAAGATGATCCTTTTGGGGAAGAATTCGGGACTGGAAACTCTGTTTGGTTGGATCACGGAAATGGGACGTATTCTTCCTATTACCATTTGAAAGACGGACGACTTCCAGGTTTATTAGAAGAGCGTCTAGTTGCCGGGGGAGAAAAAATCGCCTATACCGGAAACACTGGCCACTCCAGTGGAGCTCACCTCCATTTCGTCTTACTTAAAGATTTTGGAAAAACTATTCAAGACCCTATGAAGGTTTTGCCTATCGTGGAAGATGAAAATCCTCCGGTGATTGGAAATCTGCTCATTCATCAGGATGAATATAAATACAGTCAGGTAAATGACGGAGATAATATTAATATATCTCGTGCGTTTCCAGTTACTGTCGGCATCCAAGATGCGGGAAAAAAATCAGGTCAGAGACGAGGTGTTTCTCAGATCCAAGTTTCCTTAAATGGACAATTATTGAAGAAGGCAAGCTTCTCAAATCTACATTACGAAAAAGGAGAATGGAGAAACTCGGAAGGGTTTCCATTTTCAGATCTATATTTTAAAGACCAATATTTGGTAGGTAATTTGGATTTTCGTAATGGAGAGAATGTTATTAAGGTTTTGGCTTGGGACTTCCGTCAAAATCTTACCGAAAAAACATTTACATTCTACGTAAACCGTATTCGTTAA
- a CDS encoding histidine kinase dimerization/phosphoacceptor domain -containing protein, translating to MFEIVDIPGLPRKKFLLGIAIVVGLMSAGILGFEFLTGNHTFRPGYTVAGITSILCCLLLYKSRYKEAVYLSSFLFALALGLGIIYGPGVKNAAVWFPVLVFFQLYFFNRKMAVIAMFYCLGLIFWKTGASIGPTGSEIYTDSIASLCVLTLFAILIGANMDKLILDKDILLKELSHRVRNNMQVIMEMVSFLKDSEQSMETRNVLQILERRILALSSVHTVSQDAEHVQSVSIGEVIENYLNRIVSKYKALPNLDPVTKHYQLDVKEANLLLLVLGEIVSATSESVTNHVEDLKISFRNPTVKTLELQVEGANLAEGDWSRFSRDLLSHSGGDLKVDPSGSGKVSASLVTLKR from the coding sequence ATGTTTGAAATCGTAGATATCCCAGGTTTACCTCGTAAAAAATTTCTTTTAGGGATCGCGATAGTGGTTGGCTTGATGTCCGCAGGGATCTTGGGCTTTGAGTTTTTAACGGGCAATCATACATTTAGGCCTGGATACACAGTTGCTGGGATCACTTCTATCCTTTGTTGTTTATTACTTTATAAGTCCAGATATAAAGAAGCAGTTTATCTTTCTTCCTTCTTATTTGCTTTAGCTTTGGGACTTGGAATTATTTACGGTCCAGGCGTGAAGAATGCTGCGGTTTGGTTTCCTGTTTTAGTTTTTTTCCAACTTTATTTTTTCAATCGTAAGATGGCAGTCATCGCAATGTTCTATTGTTTAGGACTTATCTTTTGGAAAACAGGAGCTTCGATCGGACCGACTGGCAGTGAAATTTACACAGATTCTATTGCATCACTTTGTGTTCTTACGTTATTTGCCATTTTGATTGGCGCAAATATGGACAAACTGATCTTGGACAAAGATATTCTTTTAAAAGAACTATCTCACAGGGTAAGAAACAATATGCAAGTCATCATGGAGATGGTTTCTTTTCTGAAAGACTCCGAACAATCTATGGAGACTAGGAATGTTTTGCAGATTTTAGAAAGAAGAATATTGGCTCTGTCTTCTGTGCATACTGTTTCTCAAGATGCGGAGCATGTACAAAGTGTTTCTATCGGAGAAGTAATCGAGAATTATCTGAATCGGATCGTTTCCAAATACAAGGCACTTCCGAATTTGGATCCTGTTACAAAACATTATCAGTTGGATGTGAAAGAAGCCAACCTTCTTCTTTTGGTTTTAGGGGAGATAGTTTCTGCCACTTCAGAATCTGTTACGAATCATGTAGAAGATCTGAAGATCAGTTTTAGAAATCCAACAGTAAAAACTTTGGAGCTACAAGTAGAAGGAGCAAATTTAGCAGAAGGTGATTGGAGTCGTTTTTCTAGAGATCTACTCAGTCATTCTGGTGGAGACTTAAAAGTAGATCCAAGCGGAAGCGGAAAAGTTTCTGCGAGTTTGGTAACTTTAAAAAGGTAA
- a CDS encoding GNAT family N-acetyltransferase yields the protein MLETSRLILRKWKVEDLEPFSRMNSHPSVMKFFPKLLNKSETEKLILRINEHWEKFGFGLFALEEKSSGKFFGFTGLMNTNFQSFFTPALEIGWRLDHNFWGKGFAKEAAEASLKFGFENSLSREIVSFTSRINHASRGVMNSLGLHYSGEFEHPRVKIGSSLRTHVLYRINCEEWKSKNKLPF from the coding sequence ATGCTCGAAACTTCTCGCTTAATATTACGAAAATGGAAAGTAGAAGATTTAGAACCATTTTCCAGAATGAATTCTCATCCGAGCGTGATGAAGTTTTTTCCTAAACTACTCAACAAATCCGAAACAGAAAAACTCATTCTTAGAATAAATGAGCATTGGGAAAAATTCGGATTCGGATTATTTGCCTTAGAAGAAAAGTCTTCCGGAAAATTTTTCGGATTCACCGGGCTTATGAATACAAATTTCCAATCCTTCTTCACACCTGCATTGGAAATAGGATGGAGATTGGATCATAACTTTTGGGGCAAAGGATTCGCGAAAGAAGCTGCGGAAGCGTCCTTAAAATTCGGATTTGAAAATTCTCTTTCAAGGGAGATAGTTTCTTTCACTTCCAGGATCAATCACGCTTCCAGAGGGGTGATGAATAGCCTAGGATTACATTACTCAGGAGAATTTGAACATCCTAGAGTTAAAATAGGATCTTCACTTAGAACCCATGTTCTGTACAGGATCAATTGTGAAGAATGGAAAAGCAAAAATAAGTTACCTTTTTAA
- the dnaE gene encoding DNA polymerase III subunit alpha yields MEDFAHLHLHTTYSMLDGAIRIKELMQHVKELGMSSVAMTDHGNMFGAIEFYNEATKAGVKPIIGCEFYVSPNRKAETEEFKIADGNAYHLILLAKNEVGYKNLIKLASKSYTEGFYKKARIDYDLLDRHSDGLVCLTACLAGEVNRKILEGKAPESFLLAGKLNEIFNKEDFYLEIQNHGIPEQDIVAKGVYDLAQKTGIKLVVTNDSHFLKKDDKEAQDILLRIGMRKNIEDEMEFGFNQHFYVKSPAEMKALFPELPQAFYSTLEIRDKVDLKLKFGNYLLPEFTVPDGFDEYGFMEKLVWEGIIHRYSQVTPEIKERVEFELNTIKSMHFAGYFLIVQDYINFAKKTGIPVGPGRGSAAGSIVAYALGITNVEPLQFNLLFERFLNPDRKDMPDIDTDFCVERREEVINYIRQKYGEDRVGQIITFGSLGAKAALKDVARVMNLPFEESNKLTSYCPSKPGITIDEALAMSGDLKQASEKDDLNKKIFAIAKRLEGNHRQPGRHAAGVVISPFPLEEVVPLSTVAEKDKPGFRSIVTQYEKNNLEAVGLIKMDILGLKNLTTLNYAIKLVKERRGIELDLDKIPLDNANTYALLRKANTLGIFQLESTGITDLVARSQVSNFDEIVALIALYRPGPMESGMLEEYLERKSGKKPVTYPHSSTESILKETFGLTVYQEQVMSISRVVGGYTMGESDMLRKAMAKKKKELMDPLRVKFIEGAQAQGHAKKFAEELFDQLEKFGGYGFNKSHSVAYALVTYQTAYMKANYPTEYMAALLAGDHSKTTDITKYINNAREMGINVLTPDVNESDVSFSVIDDQTIRFGISAMKGVGEGAAENIIRARKNLGGFKEITEFMTNIDTRVLNKKILEALVQGGALDSFGYTRKCLFESMDSLVSFAQKEQERSREGQFSLFGDSGLNYELKLPKDADEWEMEDRLKREKSVTGLFLSGHPLDKYKGHLKSLNSVPIETLDNIKAGTKVEVAGILTSLKIKFTKKKEEFVNFKLEDRTGEIECVAFPKVYQKFKEIIKEDQAVFLKGDLDRIEAGESELRGQIKVNSFEILNDATIEDKMEKALHIKLGDRHRKMPDIIGQLHTLLAAYQGNSQVYFHLISGDEEKKVIRAHNHYSVQPNPELMTRLVTLLGDDTVFESFGDNVRLYGTNGTKQAVKI; encoded by the coding sequence ATGGAAGACTTCGCCCACCTTCATCTCCACACAACTTATTCTATGCTCGACGGGGCGATCCGCATCAAAGAGCTAATGCAACATGTTAAGGAGCTTGGAATGAGCTCCGTGGCAATGACTGATCATGGAAACATGTTCGGTGCCATCGAATTTTACAATGAAGCGACCAAAGCAGGTGTAAAACCAATCATTGGCTGCGAATTTTACGTTTCTCCTAACAGAAAAGCAGAAACAGAAGAATTTAAGATCGCCGACGGAAACGCATATCATCTTATCCTTCTCGCGAAAAATGAAGTAGGTTATAAAAATCTAATAAAGCTCGCAAGTAAATCTTATACCGAAGGTTTTTATAAGAAAGCACGAATCGATTATGATCTTCTAGATAGGCATAGTGATGGTCTAGTCTGCCTTACCGCCTGCCTTGCAGGAGAAGTGAACCGCAAAATTCTAGAAGGCAAGGCTCCAGAATCCTTCCTACTTGCAGGAAAGCTAAACGAAATTTTCAATAAAGAAGACTTCTACCTAGAGATCCAAAACCACGGAATTCCAGAGCAGGATATCGTCGCAAAAGGTGTCTACGATCTTGCTCAAAAAACGGGGATCAAATTAGTAGTCACAAACGATTCTCACTTCTTAAAAAAAGACGATAAAGAAGCCCAAGACATTCTTCTTCGGATTGGAATGAGAAAAAACATCGAAGACGAGATGGAGTTTGGATTTAACCAACACTTCTACGTTAAAAGTCCTGCAGAAATGAAGGCCCTCTTCCCAGAACTTCCTCAAGCATTTTATTCAACATTAGAAATTCGTGATAAAGTAGATCTAAAATTAAAGTTCGGAAACTATCTTCTACCTGAATTCACCGTGCCTGATGGTTTCGATGAATACGGTTTTATGGAAAAGCTGGTTTGGGAAGGAATAATTCACCGTTATTCTCAGGTTACTCCCGAGATCAAAGAAAGAGTAGAATTCGAACTAAACACGATCAAGAGTATGCACTTCGCAGGTTATTTCTTGATCGTTCAGGATTATATTAACTTCGCCAAAAAAACTGGAATTCCGGTAGGTCCGGGTAGAGGATCCGCTGCAGGTTCTATCGTTGCTTATGCACTTGGAATCACTAACGTAGAACCTCTTCAATTCAATCTACTCTTCGAAAGATTTTTGAATCCTGACAGAAAGGACATGCCGGATATCGATACTGACTTCTGCGTGGAACGCCGAGAAGAAGTAATCAATTATATCCGACAAAAATACGGAGAAGATAGAGTCGGTCAGATCATTACATTCGGATCTTTAGGTGCAAAGGCTGCACTTAAAGACGTTGCACGAGTGATGAATCTTCCATTCGAAGAATCTAATAAACTCACAAGTTATTGTCCTAGTAAACCGGGTATCACAATCGACGAAGCTCTAGCAATGTCTGGAGATTTGAAACAAGCGAGCGAAAAAGACGACTTAAACAAAAAGATATTCGCGATCGCAAAACGTTTAGAAGGGAATCATAGACAACCTGGACGTCACGCAGCCGGTGTTGTGATCTCACCTTTCCCTTTAGAAGAAGTGGTCCCTCTTTCTACAGTTGCGGAGAAGGATAAGCCAGGCTTCCGCTCTATCGTAACTCAGTACGAAAAAAACAATTTGGAAGCCGTCGGTCTCATCAAGATGGATATCTTGGGTCTTAAAAACTTAACGACCCTAAATTATGCGATCAAACTTGTAAAAGAAAGAAGAGGGATTGAATTAGATTTAGATAAAATTCCTCTGGATAACGCAAACACTTACGCATTATTAAGAAAAGCGAATACACTCGGGATCTTCCAGTTAGAATCCACCGGTATCACTGATCTTGTGGCTCGAAGCCAGGTCTCCAATTTTGATGAGATCGTTGCCTTGATCGCACTCTATCGTCCTGGTCCTATGGAATCAGGGATGTTAGAAGAATACTTGGAACGTAAAAGCGGCAAAAAACCGGTTACATATCCGCATTCTTCTACTGAATCTATATTAAAAGAAACTTTCGGACTTACAGTTTACCAAGAGCAGGTGATGAGTATCTCCCGTGTTGTGGGCGGATACACCATGGGCGAATCGGATATGCTCCGAAAAGCAATGGCCAAAAAGAAAAAAGAACTTATGGATCCACTCCGGGTCAAGTTCATCGAAGGTGCTCAAGCACAAGGCCACGCTAAAAAATTCGCAGAAGAACTTTTCGATCAGTTGGAAAAATTCGGAGGATATGGATTCAACAAATCCCACTCCGTGGCTTATGCGTTAGTCACCTATCAAACTGCTTATATGAAGGCCAATTATCCAACCGAGTATATGGCCGCATTACTCGCAGGAGATCATTCTAAAACTACTGATATTACAAAATATATCAACAACGCCCGAGAAATGGGAATCAACGTTTTAACGCCTGATGTAAACGAGTCTGATGTATCCTTCTCCGTAATCGATGACCAAACAATCCGATTTGGTATTTCTGCAATGAAAGGTGTAGGAGAAGGCGCTGCAGAAAATATTATCCGAGCAAGAAAGAACCTCGGAGGTTTCAAAGAGATCACCGAATTCATGACTAATATTGATACTCGAGTATTGAACAAAAAAATTCTCGAAGCATTGGTGCAAGGTGGTGCATTAGATTCTTTCGGCTACACTCGAAAATGTTTATTCGAGTCCATGGATAGCTTGGTTTCATTCGCACAAAAAGAGCAAGAAAGATCGAGAGAAGGTCAATTCTCACTTTTTGGGGACAGCGGACTTAACTACGAATTAAAACTTCCGAAAGATGCAGACGAATGGGAGATGGAAGACAGACTAAAGAGAGAAAAATCTGTCACCGGTCTTTTCCTTTCCGGTCACCCATTAGATAAATATAAAGGCCACTTAAAAAGTTTAAACTCGGTCCCTATTGAGACTTTAGATAATATCAAAGCGGGAACCAAGGTAGAAGTAGCTGGAATCCTCACTTCCCTAAAGATCAAGTTCACAAAGAAAAAAGAAGAATTCGTAAACTTCAAACTGGAAGATCGCACAGGAGAAATAGAATGTGTAGCCTTCCCTAAAGTATACCAAAAGTTCAAAGAAATTATCAAAGAAGACCAAGCAGTATTCCTAAAAGGAGATCTGGACAGGATCGAAGCAGGAGAATCCGAACTCAGAGGTCAGATCAAAGTAAATAGTTTCGAGATATTGAATGATGCCACCATCGAAGACAAAATGGAAAAGGCTCTTCATATCAAACTTGGAGACCGTCACAGAAAAATGCCGGATATCATCGGCCAACTGCATACTTTACTCGCTGCTTACCAAGGAAATTCCCAAGTATATTTCCATCTAATCTCCGGGGACGAAGAGAAGAAGGTAATACGCGCTCATAATCATTATTCCGTACAACCAAATCCTGAACTAATGACTAGATTGGTTACTTTACTGGGAGACGATACTGTGTTTGAAAGTTTCGGAGATAACGTTAGACTCTACGGTACGAACGGAACCAAGCAAGCGGTTAAGATCTAA
- a CDS encoding GNAT family N-acetyltransferase, whose translation MQKENSINLRIASRSDLEELSELFDLYRKFYELPSDIAGAKKFLEDRLLHKDSILIVAEEEGSLLGFAQLYPIFSSLSMKRDYILNDLFIRETERRKGIAKKILQEAANQVIEHGGKGMGLETHPDNRHARHLYERFGFKLNEEYLHYYWAIPKGK comes from the coding sequence ATGCAAAAAGAAAATTCAATCAACCTAAGAATTGCCAGCCGTTCCGATCTAGAAGAACTTTCTGAACTATTCGATCTTTATCGTAAATTTTACGAACTTCCTTCCGACATTGCGGGAGCAAAAAAGTTTTTAGAAGATAGGCTTTTACATAAAGATTCCATTTTGATAGTTGCGGAAGAAGAGGGGAGTTTGCTCGGTTTCGCACAACTTTATCCTATCTTCTCTTCTTTATCCATGAAAAGGGATTATATACTCAACGACCTATTTATTAGAGAAACAGAACGAAGAAAAGGAATAGCTAAAAAAATCCTGCAAGAAGCCGCCAATCAAGTGATTGAACATGGTGGTAAGGGAATGGGACTAGAAACTCATCCTGACAATCGCCACGCGAGACATCTATATGAGCGTTTTGGATTTAAATTAAACGAAGAATATTTACACTATTACTGGGCTATTCCTAAGGGAAAATAA
- a CDS encoding efflux RND transporter periplasmic adaptor subunit codes for MSKFLAFVKFVYSSKKGRFAATGIFLVLVLLLIYAYVQGRKEEISPRVGPIVELVYSLGTVKSERVYHLKLGVTSSIRKLYVKEGQEVKEGADLLYTDTGTLFKAPFSGTVTTLPYQASEVVMPGAPILTIMDLKRTYVLLSLDQDSVLRMRPGQKAELSFETIRGNKLTGKIARVYPSDGQFYVTVDVDSMPEGVLPEMTADVAVEVAKKDRALLVPVSAIIKGRIHVIRSGKKLWVDAKVGAVDGEWCEILEDSILESDSVLLNGSR; via the coding sequence ATGAGTAAGTTTCTCGCTTTTGTAAAATTTGTCTACTCGTCCAAAAAAGGAAGATTTGCGGCTACCGGAATCTTCCTGGTTCTAGTCTTGCTCCTTATTTATGCATATGTACAGGGTCGAAAGGAAGAGATCTCGCCAAGAGTAGGGCCTATCGTCGAATTAGTTTATTCTCTCGGAACCGTGAAATCGGAAAGAGTTTATCACTTAAAGTTAGGCGTTACCTCTTCTATTCGAAAATTGTACGTAAAGGAAGGCCAAGAAGTAAAAGAAGGTGCAGACCTGCTTTACACAGATACCGGGACCTTATTTAAAGCTCCTTTTTCAGGAACTGTGACAACTCTTCCATACCAAGCAAGTGAGGTAGTAATGCCTGGCGCTCCCATTCTTACAATCATGGATTTGAAAAGAACTTATGTTTTACTCTCTTTGGATCAGGATTCGGTGCTGAGAATGCGCCCAGGCCAAAAAGCTGAATTAAGTTTTGAAACGATCCGAGGAAATAAACTCACTGGAAAGATAGCTAGAGTATATCCTTCCGACGGGCAATTTTATGTTACTGTAGATGTGGATTCGATGCCCGAAGGAGTTCTGCCAGAAATGACCGCTGATGTGGCGGTAGAGGTGGCAAAAAAAGATAGGGCACTTTTAGTTCCTGTAAGTGCCATCATAAAAGGAAGAATTCATGTGATACGATCTGGCAAAAAACTTTGGGTCGACGCCAAAGTAGGAGCGGTAGACGGAGAGTGGTGTGAGATATTAGAAGACTCCATCTTAGAATCTGATTCTGTCTTATTAAACGGGAGCCGCTAG